In Camelus bactrianus isolate YW-2024 breed Bactrian camel chromosome 5, ASM4877302v1, whole genome shotgun sequence, the DNA window CCAAAGCACCCGCGGTACCCGAAAGTAGTGCAGGCTGCCAGACACGTAGCGGAACGGGGCCCCGTCCAGGAGGAATCTGTCATGATCCCGATCCACTACGAACGACCCAGAATCTGCCTGCAAAGGGAGAGACCGTGCTCAGCAGGGGTCTGGAGTTGGGGGTAAGCGTCTGCCAAGAGCAGAGGAGATGGAACTAGCCCTTCCCAATGTTTGGGTTTCACTTTCATTCTCTCCTCCGCCAGAGCTGACCCGGTCTCACGGCACCCAGCCGGCTGGTTCCATCCTCTCATCTTacctggggcagcagcagcgTCAGGAGTGGCAGCAgtagggagggaaggcagagcgGGTTCTTCGGAGCCATGACGCTTTCAGGGCTCTTCTAGTCAGGGACGGTGGTCCGACAGTCGTCACGTGGTGGATTCCTGGGAGGGAACCTCAGCGAGCAAGTGGGCGGAGACCACCCCAAGTTGCTAGGCAGTTAGCCTGGACTTTGTCTCCAGCCTGCAGCCACCCGCTACTAGTTTGTAAAATCCTCTACATCATGCTATTCAGAGGGCAGTTCACGAACCAGCTTCATCAGCATCACCTgtaagcttgttagaaatgcagagtctcagaTCCCACCTCAGACCTATAGAatcagaatttgtattttaacaagaCTTCCAGATGCTCTTAAGCACATTCAAGACTGATAAGCAGTCCTCTACTAGACTGAGGTTGGGAGGGCCTTGTCCAGCCTGAATCCTCCGCTTCTAGCATAGGGCCTGGCGCATAGCAGGTTAAATCTAGATGAATGTCAGAATCAGGGGGCTAAGACAAGTTCAGAACCAAGGGAAACCAGAGGAAGACCTCCCAGTTTGTGAAAGGAGTTTGGGGGACAAGGTTACAAGAGGGATCTTTTTCCTGGAGAGGTCTGTTTCAACAAAAGAGACCATCTAGGCCATTCTATCTTCTTTGGATGTGCACCCCtttccaatttatccctgcctgcctgcctgggcaAGAGACGTCGGGGACAACTGCTTGTTACCATGGCTTGGAAATTTGTGAATTTCCATTACTCCTGCTTTCACAGTCCCAAGCCTGGGATGTGAGGGCCAGGGTAATAATAAGTGTTATTCTTTCTGCTTATTGACACTACTGAGGACTGTGTGTCAAatactgtgctaagcactttacatctcatttaatcttcaaacaaCTCCGTGAAGTAGATAACTATCATTCACACTTAACTGATGAGAAGATTGAAAGATAGAAATATTAAGTAGcctacccaaggtcacataactagtttagtagagctgggatttgaacaagGCAGTCTGGCCTCACAGTTCATGCACTTAACCTTAGGTACTATTATACCTATTTTACAGTTAGGGAAAGTGAAGCTccgagagattaaataacttgtcaaggtcacacagctagtaggttATTAAGATAGGATTCAGACCCCAGTCTGGTTCAAGAGCCTAAGCTCTTAACCACTGAGACTACAGTAATGGGATACAGGCCAGAGACTTCAAGGTTGTACTGATCAGAGTTCTAGGGGTCCAGGCCGCCAGCACTCGCTCCTCTCAGCATTCCCTTCCAGGCTGGACCTTAGTCGGCCACCCAGCTCGCCGGAGGTATGAAGCCTCCTACCTCCGGCATTGGGAGATGGTGGTCCTGGGGGTCTCGGGCCGAGCCCGGCTTTGCTCTCCTTTGGCGTAAGTGCCTGCGTCTTGACCCCTACCGAAGGCCAGGTGTGGAACCCACACCCGGGTCCTGTGACCCGTCCTCCCCCAGGCCTAGCCCGCGCCCGGCCTCTCAGCTCCGCGCCGCAACATCGCCCGGATGCCCAGCGGTTGCTAGGATACCGCGGGCCGTTACGCCGGCGCGGACTGATGACGCGTATGCGGCTTCCGGTCCTTGGCGCTTCCTTCCAGCCTAAGCAGGTCAATCAGGAGTCCCGGCTGGCGCACCTGGGTCTCTTCGCAGCGTGACCGAGAGTGGGATCTGCAAGGGGTGAGCTGGGACCTCGCACCTGCCCCCGGAACTACCCCATGCCCTGCCTTTGTGGCCTGACGGGCGTGGGATTGGGGGCCGCCCAAAGGAAGGACAGGCCTGGGAGTCGCCTCGGGGCCTAAGGCTTTGGGGCATCTGACCCCAGCCTTTTTGGAGTCGGCGTCGCCAGGGCCCTTTTCTCTAAATTCCGAGACCTGCGCCAGAACGCTCCACGTTGGCACTTCAGGGCGCTTCTGGATTGTGTCCGGCCCGCGACCCTGCCGTTCTTTTCCTTCCAGCATGATCCGCTGGAACCCCCGCGCCTTGCCTGAAAAAGACCACTCAACCTGGACGAACCCTTTGGCAGCCTCCGACCGTCCTTGAGGAGGATGACTGAGACACAATGGGCCAGGCGCTGTGTGTTTGCTCTCGGGAAACTGTCATCATTGACAATAAGCGCTACCTCTTCATCCAGaaactgggggaggggtgagTGTTTGGAAATCACTTAGCTAGTCCCCAGGGTTATGGTCTTTGAAGGACAGCAGTTTGCACATGATAGGGGCACGAAAGTTTTATCCCTAGCCTTTAATTCACCTGTCAGAGCCCATCTATGTGGTGGTCAAGAAAGTGGATTGTGGAGCCAGGCCTCCTAGATACACCATGTATGACCTTTATAAACCATAGTTTCTTCATCTCCTTATTGAAACTAATTAAGCTTCACTGGCTGGgctgtgagaatgaaatgagatgatgcatATTAAACGTCTTACCTACTGCCTGGCTCATAGCACTTGATAAATGTTGActattatttgtttaatatttctTGACCATCTGTCATATGCATAGCACTGTGTTATGACCATAGGACCTCAAAGATAACTATGTTCCTGCTCTTGAGCTCAGAATGTAATCTACAGGCTTTTAGAGCCACACTGTGGGATAGTTGCTACTGAATGGGAAAGACGCCCCCTCTCTTCTCCCCAGGGAATTCCTCTGGGTCCAAGCAGTGTGGGAGATGACCATAGTCCTTCACTGACCCCTTTGGCCCACAGTGGGTTCAGCTATGTGGACCTAGTGGAGGGGTTACATGATGGACAGTTCTACGCCCTGAAGCGAATCCTGTGTCATGAGCAGCAGGACCGAGAGGAGGCCCAACGAGAAGCAGACATGCATCGCCTCTTCCATCACCCCAACATTCTTCGCCTTGTGGCTTATTGTCTGAGGGAGCGAGGCACTAAACATGAGGCCTGGCTGCTGCTACCCTTCTTTAAGGTCAGAAAGTCTCCTGGCTGTGGAGGGGGTTACAACAGAGCCACCTTCGAAAGGCTGTGTAAGCAGTCAAGCACGTTAGGAAACTTGGGCTGTGTCCTGGTTTGAGTACTTCAGATTTGGGGTCTAGGGAATCCAGATGGGACTGTGGGGTGTGTAGTGAAAGAGTTGATAGGCTTTGACATAGGGAAAGGATCGGGCTTAGGGACCAGAGGCTTAAAAATCATCAACTGTGGGGAAACTTGTTTTGCAGAGAGGTACACTGTGGAATGAGATAGAAAAGCTGAAGGACAAAGGCAACTTCTTGACTGAAGAGCAAATCCTTCGGCTGCTGCTGGGTATCTGCAGAGGCCTTGAGGCTATTCATGCCAAGGGTTATGCCCACAGGTCAGTGGGAGGCTCCTGTGTACTTGATGGGTAGAAAGGAAGAGCATCATCAAGAGAAATGGGAGGTCTCTGCTTTCCTCCCAAGGAACAGCTCCCTTGATTCTTTTGCACCCCTAGGATTCCAGCCTCCTTGTTCAAAGATGCTCATGGGTCATTTCTCCTTCCCTGCAGGGACCTGAAGCCCACCAATATCTTGCTTGGAGATGAGGGGCAGCCAGTTTTAATGGACTTGGGTTCCATGAATCAAGCATGCATCCATGTGGAGGGGTCCCGCCAAGCTCTGACCCTACAGGTAAGAGTCTCTGGGTTCCTTTGCCCGCCTGTTCCCCATCCTCAACTCCTTTTGGTGCATTCCCCAATTTGGTCATGTGACCATGATTTGTGCCCCACTTTTGAACTCTGGGGCCACTGTTCCAGGACTGGGCAGCCCAGCGGTGCACCATCTCTTACCGAGCCCCGGAGCTTTTTTCCGTGCAGAGTCACTGTATCATCGATGAGCGAACTGATGTCTGGGTGAGGAGCATGTAGGTGGGAATCTGGGTGGGGAGGAATACCACTGTGTACCTACTGTGGAGTTGAGGAGCAGGCCTTTGGTTTCTAGTGCATGGGGCCCCAGGAACCATGTATGTCCCCATCCCCCCTTGACTTCCTTCCTGGGAACTGTACAGTAACTGACACTGTACAGTTACTCAGGAAGTGGTATAATCTCCACCCTTTGAACAGGGTGAGTACAGCTAAGTGTCAGGGCTGCAGAGACCTCCAGCTAACTTTCTCCGGGCTCTGGTGGTGTCACGTGGCTGGGGTCGGCATATTCTTTTTAGCTATTGTAGTCTCCTTTCACTACAGAATTAAGAGGAGAAGTTATCACCTCCATTAGTGCCCTTCCAAGGAATAACCAAGTTATGCTCAGTCCCTAGGTTGTGTTCTATATGCCATGATGTTTGGGGAAGGCCCTTATGACATGGTGTTCCAGAAGGGTGACAGTGTGGCCCTTGCTGTACAGAACCAGCTCAGCATCCCACAGAGCCCCAGGTGAGCAAGGAAAGGAGCAGCAAGCACTTCAGGCTTCTCCCTGCCAATAGCAGGGTTGGAGCCATAGCTGCTCTCGTCaccctgtcctcctcctcctacaGGCATTCTTCAGCCTTGCGGCAGCTGCTGACCCTAATGATGACTGTGGACCCCCAGCAGCGTCCTCacattcctttccttctcagtcagTTGGAGGCACTGCAGCCCCCAGTTCAGGGCCAGGACACTACCCAAATCTGAACAAACCAGTGGCCATATAGAGGTGTCCCCTCTGCCTTGGGAAGGATTCCCATCCCTCATTGGAATCCCCATCCATTCTATCCAGGACAACTCTCTTGTAGTTGTGGGCAGCTGGGGGTAGAGACAGCGCAGTATTGTCTCTGCTTCTGTTCTCTTACCCCCAAAAGCAACAACTGGAAAGGCAGCCTGACTGGGTAGGagtgggaaagggtgggggatggggagagggaaacTGATAGAATCTGGTAAAGGCTCTGAGCAGGACTGCTGAGCTTACATCATGATCTGCCTCCAAATCTGGGAGCAGGAGAATGTATTCATAGAAGAATAAAGCAAAAGCAGCTTGGTGTGGTCTTAATCTCATTGTTCCTGGAGTGAGAGAAGAGGTGCATGGGGCCCGAAGTCTGGTTTCCATTTCCAAGGGCAGAGCCTAGATTGAAGAGGGACTGGCGGAGAGCCAGGAACGGTGTGACTTCATCATCCTACATATGGAGGCACATGTCCTTACCTTGGATCTGGCTGGTTGGCAGTGGGCAAGTCTTCTCCTATCTTCTTAGTCATAGACTTAAAGCTGCTCTGGCTTGAGCTGGCTTTTATGCCAAGAATTGGGACCAAGGCCCCCTAAAAGCACACTCAACTCTTACTTTCCTTCCCTCATTCCCAGGGCTGGGAGGCTTAGTCAAAGCAGCCCAGCCGGTTTGCCAGGCAAGGGCTTCTGGGTGGAGACGCCTGAGGAAGCTTTGAGACAGCTACATAACAGGTCTCCAGCCTCAGCCTAGGGGCAAGGGGAGTGGAGGTGGCAGCCATTTTGGCCCAGAGTCTCTCCCAGATGGTTGTAGTTCACATATGACTAATGGTTAATGGTTAATGAGGCCAGTGTGGTGTGGCAGTATCCAGCTGCCATTTCCTGCCTACTCTGCTGAGTAAACAGGGGCCCTGCCTTTGCTGAGCTTGAAACCTGTTCCCCTGGGAAGGGCACTGTGTCCGTGAATcaccagggaggggaggcaggggcagggttgGCATCTTCTGCTCCTGAGATTGaagcttcccctcccccccactgTGCCCACCCCCACATGCTGACATCAGTGTGGGTCCTGGGGTGCCTATTAGCAAAGATGAAATTTTCCCCAAGGCCCTAGTAGGAGGCTCCCACCAGCTAGCACAGAGGCTGAGGCCAGAAAGAAAGCACAACAGAGGGGAGATGACCTGACTTTTAATGGCATTACTCTAGGCCCCAGCAAAGCAGCGGGACAGATAGTAAGCTTTGCAAAGCTGCTGGGAGGTGCAGTGACACAAACAACTCCAGGAGATCACCCGTGTTTCCTCCCATCCCCCAAGCATATGACTAGGCTCCTTGCCCAGGAACTCTGGGCCAGCTCAGCCCCACTCCCAAGCCCTTATAACACAGAGATGCCTGGGCCAAGCGTTGCTTCCAGAGTCAGTGAATGCAGAGCAGCAAGAAGAATAGGGTAGCAGTCTAACTCAAATACAGAAACTGCTGGGCTTAAACTCCTACTTGGAAAGGAAGTGAAGCCTGATATCCTTTAACAGCTCATGGCTGGACAGACAGGTCCAAGATTCAGTCCTCATCTCCCCCCTATCCTGGTCGCCCCTCGGATCATACATGGGGTCATGTTTCCTGGGCGTGGCAAGGGTCCCTTGGCAGGTCTCACCTTCAGCCATGGAAGGGAAGAAGGTCATGAGCAGCAAATAGTGagggcagcagcagaagcagcagcagcagtagcagcacaAATAGGGAAGGCAGCAGAAGCTTACGCACTCAGAGGGGACAAGAAACCGTGCAAGGAGACTGTTTATTTCGAAAGGATTTTGCAATAAACATAGTGAGTAGGCTCCAGGCAGCTGTTCTATTCTTCTCCCTCATCCTCGTCCTCATAGGAATCGATGCCTACTTCCTCGTAATCCTTCTCCAGGGCAGCCATATCCTCCCGAGCCTCGGAGAACTCACCTTCCTCCATGCCCTCGCCCACATACCAGTGCACAAACGCCCTCTTGGCATACATAAGGTCGAACTTGTGGTCCAGGCGGGCCCAGGCCTCGGCAATGGCAGTTGTGTTGCTCAGCATGCACACGGCTCGCTGCACCTTGGCCAGGTCACCCCCAGGCACCACAGTGGGCGGCTGGTAGTTGATACCAACCTTGAAGCCTGTGGGACACCAGTCCACAAACTGAATACTGCGCTTGGTCTTGATGGCAGCAATGGCAGCATTGACATCCTTGGGTACCACGTCTCCACGGTACAGCAGGCAGCAGGCCATATACTTGCCATGACGGGGATCACACTTCACCATCTGGTTGGCAGGCTCAAAGCAGGCATTGGTGATCTCTGCCACTGACAGCTGCTCGTGGTAGGCCTTCTCTGCAGAGATGACTGGCGCATAGGTGGCCAGGGGGAAGTGGATGCGAGGGTAGGGCACCAGGTTGGTCTGGAACTCTGTCAGGTCCACGTTGAGGGCTCCATCGAAGCGCAGGGAGGCTGTGATAGAGGAGACGATTTGGCTGATGAGGCGGTTGAGGTTGGTATAGGTGGGGCGCTCGATGTCCAGATTGCGGCGGCAGATGTCATAGATGGCTTCGTTGTCCACCATGAAGGCACAGTCTGAGTGCTCCAGGGTGGTGTGGGTGGTCAGGATGGAGTTGTAGGGCTCGACCACGGCTGTGGACACCTGCGGGGCTGGGTAGATGGAGAATTCCAGCTTGGATTTCTTGCCATAGTCAACAGAGAGCCGCTCCATCAGGAGTGAGGTGAAGCCAGAGCCAGTGCCCCCTCCAAAGCTGTGGAACACCAGGAAGCCCTGAAGTCCTGTACACTGGTCAGACtgaaaggcaagaaagagaagagcaatgtaggtggggaggggcctgaggaACTCTCATCTCTGGCTCCATAAAAGCCTAAAATATCTCAGGAGTCAGGGCAAAGGCAATGAGTATTCCATAGCCACAGCATGCTCTGGGACATGTACTACTAGAGATGACCTCTTGAAATAGATCTGAAAAAAAGATGTTCCTGACCATTACCATCATCTCAAAAGCTCTCTCCCTTCCATCCCAGATTCTCACCAGCTTGCGGATCCGGTCCAGTACTGGGTCAATGATTTCTTTGCCAATGGTATAGTGACCACGGGCATAGTTGTTAGCGGCATCCTCTTTCCCAGTGATGAGCTGCTCTGGGTGGAAGAGCTGCCGATATGGGCCATTTCGGATCTCATCTGGAAGGGCATAAACCACATCATTAGGGCATGAACTACAAGGCTGTGTGTGTTCAGCATGGACCTCCCTCCCCAAGCCTGGTAGCCGTGGTCAGATATATGGAAGAGCTCATCCTTCTGCCTGCCTGAGATACAATGTATGAGAGAAACCCAGACCTGCTGCCTAGGCCAGCCTGTGATCAGCTTGCCTTCTTTAGCTTCCAGCCCGGTAAGGGGTTCTCAGGGCCAGGAAAGTCAGATCTAGACACCTTGTCTCCAGAAAGAAGCTTAGAGTCACTTTACATTCCCCTAAATTCCACCTCCTCTTCTCACCAATTACAGTGGGCTCCAAATCCACAAAAACTGCCCGGGGCACATGCTTTCCAGCGCCAGTTTCACAGAAGAAGGTGGTGAAGGAGTCATCCCCTCCACCGATGGTCTTGTCACTGGGCATCTGCCCATCCGGCTGAATCCCATGTTCCAGACAGTAGAGCTCCCAGCAGGCATTGCCCATCTGGACACCTGCCTGCCCCACATGGACTGAAATGCATTCACGCTGAGGAATAAAGAGAGGGGACACAGCATAAGCCCCACGTACATAAGTTCTTAACTCATGAGCCTCTCTCCCACCCTAACACTTACTAGTTAGGATGACTCAGTTGGCAAACTGGAGGCTTGGGGCTGGGCAGAGGTCAGAAGAGGCTGGCACCCTGCT includes these proteins:
- the STK16 gene encoding serine/threonine-protein kinase 16 isoform X1, giving the protein MGQALCVCSRETVIIDNKRYLFIQKLGEGGFSYVDLVEGLHDGQFYALKRILCHEQQDREEAQREADMHRLFHHPNILRLVAYCLRERGTKHEAWLLLPFFKRGTLWNEIEKLKDKGNFLTEEQILRLLLGICRGLEAIHAKGYAHRDLKPTNILLGDEGQPVLMDLGSMNQACIHVEGSRQALTLQDWAAQRCTISYRAPELFSVQSHCIIDERTDVWSLGCVLYAMMFGEGPYDMVFQKGDSVALAVQNQLSIPQSPRHSSALRQLLTLMMTVDPQQRPHIPFLLSQLEALQPPVQGQDTTQI
- the STK16 gene encoding serine/threonine-protein kinase 16 isoform X2; the encoded protein is MGQALCVCSRETVIIDNKRYLFIQKLGEGGFSYVDLVEGLHDGQFYALKRILCHEQQDREEAQREADMHRLFHHPNILRLVAYCLRERGTKHEAWLLLPFFKRGTLWNEIEKLKDKGNFLTEEQILRLLLGICRGLEAIHAKGYAHRDLKPTNILLGDEGQPVLMDLGSMNQACIHVEGSRQALTLQSLGCVLYAMMFGEGPYDMVFQKGDSVALAVQNQLSIPQSPRHSSALRQLLTLMMTVDPQQRPHIPFLLSQLEALQPPVQGQDTTQI
- the STK16 gene encoding serine/threonine-protein kinase 16 isoform X3, which translates into the protein MGQALCVCSRETVIIDNKRYLFIQKLGEGDLKPTNILLGDEGQPVLMDLGSMNQACIHVEGSRQALTLQDWAAQRCTISYRAPELFSVQSHCIIDERTDVWSLGCVLYAMMFGEGPYDMVFQKGDSVALAVQNQLSIPQSPRHSSALRQLLTLMMTVDPQQRPHIPFLLSQLEALQPPVQGQDTTQI
- the TUBA4A gene encoding tubulin alpha-4A chain, with translation MRECISVHVGQAGVQMGNACWELYCLEHGIQPDGQMPSDKTIGGGDDSFTTFFCETGAGKHVPRAVFVDLEPTVIDEIRNGPYRQLFHPEQLITGKEDAANNYARGHYTIGKEIIDPVLDRIRKLSDQCTGLQGFLVFHSFGGGTGSGFTSLLMERLSVDYGKKSKLEFSIYPAPQVSTAVVEPYNSILTTHTTLEHSDCAFMVDNEAIYDICRRNLDIERPTYTNLNRLISQIVSSITASLRFDGALNVDLTEFQTNLVPYPRIHFPLATYAPVISAEKAYHEQLSVAEITNACFEPANQMVKCDPRHGKYMACCLLYRGDVVPKDVNAAIAAIKTKRSIQFVDWCPTGFKVGINYQPPTVVPGGDLAKVQRAVCMLSNTTAIAEAWARLDHKFDLMYAKRAFVHWYVGEGMEEGEFSEAREDMAALEKDYEEVGIDSYEDEDEGEE